The DNA sequence ACATTATAATCATCCCAAATGCATGGCTTTGATATTGAAAGTCAATTAATAGCTAGGCATGCACCCAGATGTATAAAAAGTTTTAGATTGAAACATATATACTTATTAATTATACACATTTGGAAGTCAATATTGCACAAGAGATATATAATAGCTAGTAGggaataatttccaatttttcaaattgatgGAGATCGATTAGTTATTTGAGGATCAGTACATAAGTTCTTATAACACACATTTAAGCTGCACTTGGATGTTGAGGTGATCTcagattatttgaatttatccTTGAATAGTAGTGTTTTGTGAGTTCTATTTATatgtatttgaatataaataatatagattGAGATGTGTGtttgaatatatgaaatagGTTCATATGGgtttaactttttatgaaaaactaaaaaaatagtgGATCTTATCATTGATCATTGGTTTGAGATGGGTTGAGGTCTCTTGACATCCAAACATAGCAGGTTCTGTTTGGATGCTAAGAGTATCTCAAAATATCTGTAAATAGTTGTGATCAGTTAAGATGTTTGAATGGTTTTGTGTAAGAATGTGAGTCTcatttagatgtgtttggatgtatgaaataagttgagatatatttaacttttgatatatttaactttttataaaaagtcaAAAAGGTAATGATGAGATTGGTTTGCTGTAGTAGATCATAAAAAGTTTTACAAATATAATTGGAACATACAGATGCATGGCACATGAAGCAAGCTGGTGGAATTTGAACAAGTTAAGGTGGAATGATGCAGCTAGCTGCAAATTATTAGGGAAAGCAAGTCATTGTGCaatataaaaaagaatgcaCAATCATGTACAAATTACTAATTCACGTAGCTAGCCCCCTTCATAAACTATGTAGAATTTACTAATTGGTCAGGCATGCACTAATACTTGAAGCTAGAATTTTTCAACTTCATTGTTCTAATTCTTTGGTACTAAATCTAGAGTGcgtatgaatgaatgaaattttCATTAGTTGCCCAGTTGAATTAGCTAGATGATCATGCATgtcttatatataatactactacTGCTGATCGAGTAGGATTTTTTAACACTATAAACGTCTCCATGCACATAAATATTTAATGCTGTGTGCATGTATTtctctatattaataatttagatCATCCACTTTATCTAGACAATCGAAGATGATCTCATGAAAAACATTCCTGACCTCTCTAAGCTGTATTTGACCTAGCTCGATCGATCGTCTACATTCATGAGCCTACATTAATATACAAAATAAGCTGACAGTATTATCATTAGAGACTGATCACCTTCGTGATCAAATCGATCCTAGCGAGCATTCATGTATTTTCTCACTTAATTGCACATTAATGTTCACATTCTTCTTGGTCTTCATGGTCGATAGAAATGAACCCAGCTACTGAAAGCCTGATATATTATAAGCAGTACTCTATAATTTTACAAGcattaattaaacaaaatacCTTACATAAGTACCACTcccaattaaaaaaatctagacTATTTCTAACTTGCATAATTAGACTAATGTTAGCTAGCTTGCAAAGACCATATAATACattataatatagtactagaacGTAAGTACGTACACGAAGATACCCTAGATCGATTAGAAAGAAACGGAAGCCCACATGATGAACTGATGATCATCAATTCATATTACAAGTACTCACGTCAGTACAGCTAGTAGTACTACTTAAGCTCTTACAAAATTTGCCTTGCTTACAATACTTATAACCTCCATAGCGGAAAAACActtaattttcaagttttcttTATGGCCTGGACATTCAGTCTCCAATTTCTTCCATGCAATgcgtacacacacacacacacacacacatatatatatatatatcgactaATTAATAAGCTAGCTAGCTCATGATTGCTATACTTCGCTGAAGATAAATAGTAATAGTTACTAGATCGAGTGACCTTAACTGCATGGAGTACTAATTAGAGCTCGATATATTCTAGAGTTTTAAACGGGAGATCATGTCAGGAGTACTACTTCGAAGAAAACAGTACAGAATCAGACGTTGGACAAATTAGAATTGCTTTGAAAACATACATGAGTACTATATGGTATGTAACAGCAGAAAACAGTATAGAATCAGACGTTGGACAAATTAGAATTGCTTTGAAAACATACATAAGTACCTAAttcatatgcatgcatggcaaaGCATATGAAATCATGATTACTGTGTCATGAAATGGAAGTTTTTGCATGCAACTTGCCTTACCAACGTGTGCCAGCTAGCTAGCCTTAGCCAGCAAGCGCCAGTACTAATTCTCGAATCACAGTCATCGCCTAGTTAGCTAGCTAATTCCCAGCTTCTCATTGCATATACTTCACTCCTTTGAGAAATCATATTCACTTATTTGTCAAAAGAATATCTAAACCTAGGTCGATCAGGGGCTGTATTGAGAGCTTTATGCGTTCAAATGGAGTATGTAACGGCAGAATTATAAGCGATCAGTATATTAGAACTGGCATCTGATCTGTTGCGCGCACACACATATGTGCCATTCATTTTTACTATGATCGATGTAGCTAGTGCTTGTCTGTACATGATGTTTTCATCCATTTCTTGAGAATATCTACATGatacattattattcaaaagagaaataagaagaagaataaagaaTGTCAGTGTAACATGACATATAGATAGAAAGATCACTTATAAGATggatatatagaagaattaaatggATCGATTTTACATAATACAATATTGATCAATCAAACTAGaaggtatatgtatatatggaaaattttatatactatattatcattTCTTTCATCTCACTAAGTAAGATGTAGcatatttatcaccattaaatgattatttattacatgtttCTTTATTGtctaataatgataaatgtatcacatcttatttaataggATAAGAGTATGGtacatatatagcattactcctatataatatatggtaaTAGCCTGAGTAATTAGACAATAAATTAGGTACTTATCAAGAGCATATATACAACCCCTCGTTGGATGTATTAATTGTCAgagaatatgcatgcatgcctaaATTGCTTGCTCTAATAGCCATCATTATTTGTCCCCGAAACTTCTTAAACTGCTTATATATATCCTTGAaagcttaatatatatatatataatacggtAGCTAGGaccgtatatatatacacacatataggAGTGGCCCCTTTGGTGATTCAATATCTACGTTTGAAATGATTCTTTGTACATGAGAActtcttatattttcttaacGGCCAGGAAATAGGCGGATAAGTACTGTACGTCCTTTAATTAGCTTAATTAGGAaatgaaaacatatataatcaCACTGAAAAGCCATTATATACGATGCAAACCATAGAATATTACAACGTACTGTTCaatatttatgcttaatttgtctatcatataaataatattacatatcaCCACAAATACAACACAAGATCACCCACCAATAATAAGGAGTGGAACAAAATTAGACAACATACATGATAAAATCTTAATTGATAATACAAACGGTGCTAGAAATTTTCATTAACTAATTACCCAGTACGTACTGCACTTAATATAATGCCCGATTCAAACAGGTGGCATGGAAAGTCTACTAAATCTGATCGTTAACCCTCTTGGGGTCATTTTGGTTGAAACTGGAAGACATGATTGCAGACTCCCAGCCTGCACCAAGTCCAAAACTCGATACATTGATCGAAAGCAAAGGGTCAGAAACTGGTGCAATGCCAGTAGTAGCCTGTTGCTGCAATTGATGTTGGGCGGCGAATCCATCTTCATTGATCAAGGAGTTCAGGAATGAAGAGAATACGTCATCCGAGCAGTAGTTtatgtcatcttcttcttcagtaCTGCTGAATCCATTGTTGCTTTTCAAGCCCATCCCGGAACCATCTGAGTTCGGCAAATTATTAGTATAGCCAACGGCTACCGTTCTCGGCCCAGAGGCTCGATACTGATCCAAATTAGCACTCTGCAAGTATGGATTTTCCTTGATGGGGGTTCCACTGTCACTGTTGGGAGTGTCATCTGTAACAACCGGAGAAGTGGGATTAGGATTAGGGTTCGGGAGGCGATTGATTTTTGATGAAGTAGCTTTGGCATTGATGACGGGGGAGGAGTCATGGTTTAGAGGCTTATGGGTTCTTGGATCTATGCCTTGGCTGATCAACTTTTTGCTGAGGTGAGTGTTCCAGTAATTCTTTATCTCATTGTCTGTACGTCCTGGAATTCTCCCAGCTATCAGAGACCACCTGATTACCCAAAAAGTGTGAACTATTCAGATGCAAAAGAAAGCTGTACATGTATGTCAACATGGAAAGAAAGATATGATTGTGACGATAGGGTACGTTATGGTGATGATGATTACGAGTTTTGAGCTATATGAGATTGAAGACAGTTTCTAAACCTAATTGTTCCCAGAAGATTGagacaaaaatagaaagagtATTAGGTTTACGAGCTGAAATAGAAATTCATATATAGCGAATTAAAGAGGGTTCGAGAATTCATCTGATATTAGCCCTAGCTAGCTGgaacaaaaagagagaaagatcgAGTGAGGAAAATAGACAGGCACAGTgaaaccctagctagctagctagctgaagTCTGAAGATATGAATGAGACTGTTTTGCAAAAGGAATGAAACCCCAAAAGCAAAGTTTCCATATACAGTGAGAAGGTTAACCATAAAATGAGAgatcgatcatatatatatagatgaaatACCGGTTGCCGAGGAGGCGATGGAGACGAAGAATGAGATCTTCTTCGTCGGGAGCGATCTGGCCGCGCTTGACGTTGGGACGAAGATAGTTCATCCAGCGGAGGCGGCAGCTCTTGCCGCAGCGGAGAAGGCCGGCACGCTTGGGGAGGGTCCGCCAGCGTCCCTCCCCTTCCTTGTTGATGTAATTGGAGAGAAGCTCGTCCTCCTCCGGCGTCCAAGGCCCTCTCTTCAGTCCCACCTTACTGCAGCAGGGAGTCGTGGTAGACCCAGACCCTCCTTTTGCAGCTGCTGCTGTAGACGACGACGACGATGGGTTCCTCATGATATCCTTTGGCTTTTCTCGGATCTCAATCTCTCCGGAAGTAatgtttgtgttttatttatatcTGCGTTCCTGTGTATAGCtattttgctcttttttttttccttttttgtttaatggttattattgttgtctttgagTTTTGGACCTCTCTCTCGCAAGTCTCAGAGATGAGCGTTACAGTGAAAAAGTTTGCTATTCTCATGTGTCCCTTGAAGAGCGTTTATATAACGCGCTTCGTATTGTGAAATGACTAAACTGGAAAGACCAAAGAGCAGGTTTTTAGATAAGGTGAGTTTCGTTGAGTGCGCGTCGGTGAGTTTCTCGGAAAGCAGATTGAGACAGCATGGCATGAATGTGCGGAAGATGGGGCCCGCTTTGCCTTTTAGCTCATTGTCTAGTCTTTCTGTAAGCCAGATGTATCGGATTAAAACCCACACCCATAACTTTATTATTTTGCGAGTCCGGATCTAGTGTCTTCGCGGATATGTAAGCGAATATCGCGGTCTCCACGATGGTCAATCAATGCAGCTTTGATCTTTTGCTGTTTATATATCCACGCACGTGGCATATTCcctttcattaatttatttcataaatctaacattttaataatattctatatatcattttttaattcttattctttaatcatttataaatattttttttggagaATGGTTtcaatctattaaaaataaatctcataaaaataaatatataaattaattttacttaatgaaatacattaaaattattttataataaaataattttataatttaacatattatatcaagttatattaatttataaacttatttttataatggATCATTCCACGGAAACTAATGATCTACCTATAGAAccattgattgttttttttttttactttgttgttttgttttaaacattaagaaatatttttgttgacatttaagaaagaaagcaaaaaattacacaaatcaATTCAATACAATTCttaacattgaaaaaaaaaaaccaaaatacaaaaaataaaaatgcacttATCGTGCAAATGTTCGGTCTACCTAgcgtctctttttttttttgataaattgagaaataaaaaaaaaaattacaaataagacTTTGGCTATATGATATtgaattgaataatattaaatacaagcCCGATAGAAGCCCTTTTGCAGAAAAATGAATCTCACAAATAAAAATGactttgttatattttttaaagtgagacctatttttatataaagaactgtgcaaatttatttatttgaatctTCTGCAAATTATTTCTATAATTAATGGGCTGAAGCTATATTTTTGGGATCTGAATGAGTAGGGAAGTATTGGGAAGTGTGAAGGAAGCAGGACAAATTCGGGCTTCTTAGCGATTAAGAAAGTCAGATCGATTGGCCGCCCAGTGAGAGGAAAGTAAAGAATTTATGTTTGTGGGGGCTGCCTCCATGCTAATTCCCGAAATTTTCAATCCATGGTCACGAAGAAGACACTGTGTTTGGCATTAGGGTGTCTGATTGTATTAACTAATCGTCTCCATGtcattgttaaaatatatatatatattatataatataggtaaatttaaatttaatttattaaatttatcataTCTAATATGATCTATTAACATAACGAGTAGTGTCGTACCAACTCGTTTCAACTCGTTTAcgtaaatagatttaatagaTTCAAAATTAACTAgtttgattttattaaatttagtattattttatataaatattaaaatcacaaaatctataaaaattataaaactaactacaagtctaaaattataattcaaataataaaaatatcgaaattaaaattctaaaaatattacttttaggtataagggtataattataattttaactttcttaacgggTCATAACATGTTATAACGTGTCAAACTATCAACCAGTTAAACAATCGCGCCTTAGCAGGTCAACATGTTTTGACCCGAATCCGTTAAGACTAAACTCAAACTagttattatcgtgtcgtgtttgTGTTGGATTAGCAAGTCGTGTCATATACTACTATCTCTGTTTAGCACAAACCATTAAGACCCCATTTAGATTTGAAAAgcgtttcatctcatcattacaactttattaaattctcacacaaaatataataaacaattcaactttttcaaatctcaattcaaattttttaaatctcaaaatgataataacaatattttatttcactttcatctttcatctaaaattatcttatctcttAATCCAAACCAGGACTTAATAGAGATCATGTTTTTGTGCAACAATATAGACCTTACAAAATAACCACCCAAGCAGGCGATGTCTGCAATCTTACATTCTCGTACTTTTACTCTGTCACAGCATCTTCCACTCCGTCTATCCATCAGATAAAAGGAGCATCAACAAAGAGGCAAATTAAGCATATATTAACAGAAGTGAAAACATAAAATACACTCTTTATTACTCAATCAAGAGAGCATGCATGCACACTCAAGCATAAAACACTTGGATCATATGAGAATGCAATCACTACACTGGCTCAATGTAAAACAAAGAAGATTATAAGAGAAATAACAATCTAAATAAATATCATTCAGGATCCGACAGGAAAGGAGAATCCATAACATTTTTGCAATCTGAAAATATGGTGAAGTTCATAGGCGTTGGATGCATTAGAAAAAGTGCCCCAAGTACTCCTATCAAACCAAATTCTGGTTGCTATGGGTCGATCACACGCTTGCctaaaatatataatcaagGGTAAGTAATCACAATTCACTCCTCCTGAGCCATTGCATTGAATTTCTGAAGCAAGAACGTTTTCGCATCCACCTTGCATTTGTTCGGGAGGCCCACCAATACCTAACAGGATAATCAAAGTGTTTTAGCGTTATAAAAAGACAACTCAAATTGTAAGGAGTCCAGATTTACATTGAGTTGGGAAAGAAAGCTAACCGATTCTTAGACGAGGAGGATAGTCTCTGCTCCCTTGAAAATGATAGATCACATTCTTCAACTTAGTTTAGTTatacaaatagttaaaaaaGCATACATACAAAAACACCTCGATCATAATCATAACAGCTCATGCATAAGGAATGAAAACTGCTTAAACAACCGACTGTTCTTACTcctaataaaaaacaaacaacccTGACTGTTCTTTTCTCTACAAACCCAATGTGGCTTCCATGACCTCCTTTGTAATGAAGATGAAGAACCCCACAGGGCAAGTCCATGTCATCATAAAACTACAAAAATGTGAAGATCGGTGACATCGATGTTATCAATTGAACAAATTAAAAAACCTTTAAGAGGTAGCTTCTAATAAGTTGCACTAAAGAAACACTAGGCAATTCCTTTcgtttttatcaataaaattctcAACCTATAACAAATAAGGAACATTAGACATAAACCTATATCCCACGTGTGATTCCAAACATAAAGAAAACATtgctaataaattttttttataggcacCAAGTGTCTAAGAACAAAGTTTCGAATAATCTAAGGGGTACATAAGTCCTGGGTAAGGAGTTTCTCACAAATGCACCTTAGGTAATTTAAGAAGAAGTTCTTCCAATCCGATGGCACCTAGAAATTATTTGCATCCAAGGTGATTACTAACAAAATTTAGTAGCTGAAAGTTTCTATAAATTCCATTGGGCATAATTTAACTGCTgaacatacaaaaaaaaaaaaactgctaaaAAGTagccaaaaaataattaatacttgcATATATGTCTTGTTCAATAGGCTTGTGTGAATGTACTAAAGAGAAAAATGGAACCAATTGGATAACTGTGGAGGACAGTTCAAACATAGAAAGTACCTTCCACATCACATCAATAGATAGCGGCCCTTGTTATTggtaaagtttatagaataataACTCcatttattgtaaaaataaatcatacatTATTCTGGATCACCTGAGTTAAAAAGAGTACATTAGCTGGATCAAGCAACCAGTAAGAAGATGGACATTTTTCATGTTGAAAT is a window from the Carya illinoinensis cultivar Pawnee chromosome 14, C.illinoinensisPawnee_v1, whole genome shotgun sequence genome containing:
- the LOC122294036 gene encoding transcription repressor MYB5, with protein sequence MRNPSSSSSTAAAAKGGSGSTTTPCCSKVGLKRGPWTPEEDELLSNYINKEGEGRWRTLPKRAGLLRCGKSCRLRWMNYLRPNVKRGQIAPDEEDLILRLHRLLGNRWSLIAGRIPGRTDNEIKNYWNTHLSKKLISQGIDPRTHKPLNHDSSPVINAKATSSKINRLPNPNPNPTSPVVTDDTPNSDSGTPIKENPYLQSANLDQYRASGPRTVAVGYTNNLPNSDGSGMGLKSNNGFSSTEEEDDINYCSDDVFSSFLNSLINEDGFAAQHQLQQQATTGIAPVSDPLLSINVSSFGLGAGWESAIMSSSFNQNDPKRVNDQI